One part of the Salvelinus fontinalis isolate EN_2023a chromosome 4, ASM2944872v1, whole genome shotgun sequence genome encodes these proteins:
- the nol6 gene encoding nucleolar protein 6, translated as MKATAEEQMEQSESSHDEEDEGPTRAKRGKPEVVQDGFPRPVKLSRGDLYKPPTADELNQLKEAESLFHCSLLKMQMEELLKEVSLSERRKQLIDSFVQSVTEQLQTVPQTSEMELSDLSWLSGGVKVPFVLVPKATKGKFHMAPPISVTIMGSYPLGTCTKPGISVDLSVAIPADVLHPKDALNQRYPRKRAIYLAGLAQHLAASPAIGAMRYSCLHGNRLRPVLLLSPPGKDSSSFTLRLHACPPPGFFKPSRFHPQRNNIRTDWYTGLGSSQPATSEPPTPHYNSSVLGDMLPRAHLQFLTAVSSQCAAFAEGVALLKVWLRQRELDQGVGCFSGFLGSMLLAYLLSCHRVSNTMTAYQLLRNSLHFLAFNDLTENGITLAKGPDSTAPSLAEFHTAFQVVFVDPSGHLNMCADMTACTYKQVQHEASLSLQFWDDPTVDGFHALLMTPKPMIRTSDHVFQLCELVKLQSCCKKLNLLSELMDHSGNYVLTALPFILSLLQRGLGQRVRLLTHSLTLDPEWPVESDAPKHSAQPPLSFGLLLNPEQAASVLERGPPADSPKAEEFRQLWGSRSELRRFQDGDITEAVVWDGETTCQKRLVPRQLITHLLQLHADIPESCVRYIGGMLDDVIKMGHEVCSTGEEESLKVVQSYDDLSRKLWRLEGLPLSITSVQGAHPALRYTQVFPPVPLKLDYSFFDREKLSRSLVPHEVKPCPVYITPVKVICHMEGSGKWPRDRVAIRHIKAAFHISLGELLTQHHHYTCQPSPTHLDVWKDGLVFRIQVAYHREPQVLRESVSPEGLLIVRDNAEAQALEMATMHRPLLTSTLHGLQQLHPSFGAVCRLAKRWLGAQLFSDDITEDTADLLVASLFLQPAPFTPPGSPQVGFLRFLHLLSSFDWRNNPLVVNLNSQLTAADYTEIKNDFIASRESLPVMFMATPNDKKVSIWTKQAPTVQMLQRVVMVAAESLKILEPQLMDTSQIQDVRVVMRPPLDPYDVLIHLSPKQVPLLSQAVDPPHATFSRGILAGKVANTGGALPVIDFNPVTHYLAELRDAFGDLALFFYDPYGGTVIAVLWKPKAFSPLPFKTSQMVARRVEVSGEEAHTVPNVEAILEDFRVMGQGLVKSVEPRTERWVV; from the exons ATGAAAGCAACAGCCGAGGAGCAG ATGGAGCAATCAGAGTCTTCAcacgatgaggaagatgagggCCCGACCAGGGCCAAAAGGGGTAAGCCCGAGGTGGTCCAGGACGGGTTCCCCCGTCCCGTGAAGCTGTCGCGCGGTGATCTCTACAAACCTCCCACCGCAGATGAACTAAACCAGCTCAAGGAGGCCGAGAGCCTGTTCCACTGCAGCTTGCTCAAGATGCAG ATGGAGGAGCTGCTGAAGGAGGTTTCCCTGAGTGAGCGTAGGAAGCAGCTGATTGACTCTTTTGTCCAGAGTGTCACTGAGCAGCTCCAGACTGTACCACAGACTTCTGAAATGGAG CTAAGTGACTTGTCATGGTTGTCAGGAGGGGTGAAGGTCCCCTTTGTCTTGGTGCCAAAGGCAACCAAGGGCAAGTTTCACATGGCACCGCCCATATCTGTTACCATCATGGGCAGCTACCCACTGGGCACCTGCACCAAACCAGGCATTTCCGTTGATCTGTCAGTCGCTATTCCTGCT GATGTCCTGCACCCTAAAGATGCCCTAAACCAGAGGTACCCACGGAAGAGGGCGATTTACCTGGCAGGACTGGCACAACATCTTGCCGCCTCTCCCGCCATCGGGGCCATGCGGTACTCATGTCTCCATGGCAACCGCCTCCGTCCTGTCCTGTTGCTCTCCCCTCCAG GCAAAGACTCCTCCAGCTTCACCTTGCGACTCCACGCCTGCCCTCCACCGGGCTTCTTCAAGCCCAGCCGCTTCCACCCCCAGAGGAACAACATCCGCACCGACTGGTATACTGGCCTGGGGAGCTCTCAGCCAG CGACGAGTGAGCCGCCCACTCCCCACTACAACAGCTCTGTACTTGGGGACATGCTCCCCAGGGCCCACCTGCAGTTCCTGACCGCTGTGAGCTCCCAGTGTGCCGCCTTTGCAGAGGGAGTGGCCCTGCTCAAAGTGTGGCTCAGACAGAGGGAGCTGGACCAG gGCGTTGGGTGTTTCAGTGGATTCCTGGGCTCCATGCTGCTGGCCTACCTCCTCTCCTGCCACAGAGTCAGCAACACCATGACAGCCTACCAGCTGCTCCGCAACAGCCTGCATTTCCTGG CTTTCAACGACCTGACAGAGAATGGAATTACCCTAGCCAAAGGCCCAGATTCAACAGCG CCCTCTCTCGCCGAGTTCCACACTGCTTTCCAGGTTGTTTTTGTCGACCCCTCTGGGCACCTCAACATGTGTGCTGACATGACAGCCTGCACCTACAAACAG GTGCAGCATGAGGCTTCTCTGTCGCTGCAGTTTTGGGACGACCCCACCGTGGATGGATTCCATGCCCTACTCATGACCCCCAAACCCATGATCAGGACCAGTGACCATGTCTTCCA gctgtgtgagCTGGTCAAGCTGCAGTCCTGCTGTAAGAAACTCAACCTCCTCAGTGAACTCATGGACCACAGTGGAAACTACGTCCTCACCGCACTCCCCTTTATCCTCTCCCTCCTGCAACGAGGACTGGGCCAAAGAGTCCGCCTCCTCACCCACTCACTGACCCTTGACCCTGAG TGGCCGGTGGAGAGTGATGCTCCGAAGCACAGTGCCCAGCCACCCCTGTCCTTTGGCCTGCTGCTCAACCCAGAACAGGCGGCCTCTGTACTGGAGAGAGGACCCCCAGCCGATAGTCCCAag gcGGAGGAGTTCAGGCAGCTGTGGGGGTCTCGCTCTGAGCTGCGTCGGTTCCAGGACGGTGACATCACAGAGGCTGTGGTGTGGGATGGAGAGACCACCTGTCAGAAGAGACTGGTCCCACGCCAGCTCATCACACACCTGCTGCAGCT TCATGCAGATATACCAGAATCCTGTGTGAGATACATTGGAGGGATGCTGGATGATGTCATCAAAATGGGGCACGAG GTGTGCAgtactggtgaggaggagagtctGAAGGTGGTTCAGTCATATGATGATCTAAGCAGGAAGCTGTGGAGGCTGGAGGGGCTTCCCTTGTCCATCACTTCAGTGCAGGGGGCCCACCCAGCCCTCCGCTACACCCAG GTGTTCCCCCCAGTGCCCCTGAAGCTGGACTACTCATTCTTTGACAGAGAGAAGTTGTCCCGGTCACTGGTACCCCATGAGGTCAAACCTTGCCCTGTGTACATCACCCCTGTCAAAG TGATCTGCCACATGGAGGGCAGTGGGAAGTGGCCTCGTGACAGAGTGGCCATCCGCCACATTAAAGCAGCCTTCCACATCAGCCTGGGAGAACTGTTAAcccaacaccaccactacacctgcCAGCCCAGTCCCACACACCTGGATGTGTGGAAG gatggCTTGGTGTTCAGGATCCAGGTAGCGTACCACCGGGAGCCTCAGGTCCTGAGGGAGAGTGTTAGTCCAGAGGGGCTGCTCATCGTCAGGGACAACGCGGAGGCTCAGGCCCTGGAGATGGCCACCATGCACCGGCCCCTACTCACCAGTACCCTGCACGG GCTCCAGCAGCTTCACCCATCCTTTGGGGCTGTGTGTCGCCTGGCCAAGCGCTGGCTGGGAGCGCAGCTCTTTagcgatgacatcacagaggacaCTGCTGACCTGCTGGTGGCGTCCCTCTTCCTGCAGCCGGCCCCCTTCACTCCTCCAGG gtcTCCTCAGGTAGGTTTCCTTCGCTTTCTCCACCTACTCTCCTCCTTCGATTGGAGAAATAACCCCCTGGTTGTCAACCTCAACAGCCAGCTCACTG CTGCTGACTACACTGAGATCAAGAATGACTTCATAGCCTCCAGAGAGTCTCTGCCTGTTATGTTCATGGCCACACCCAACGACAAGAAAGTCTCCATTTGGACCAAGCAGGCTCCCActgtgcag ATGTTGCAGCGTGTGGTGATGGTGGCTGCAGAGAGCCTGAAGATCCTAGAACCTCAGCTGATGGACACCAGCCAGATACAGGATGTCAgg gtggtcATGCGGCCTCCATTGGATCCCTATgatgtcctgatccacctgagccCCAAGCAGGTGCCCTTACTGAGCCAGGCAGTGGACCCGCCTCATGCCACCTTCAGCAGGGGCATCCTGGCTGGCAAAGTGGCCAACACGGGAGGGGCACTACCCGTCATCGACTTCAACCCCGTCACCCACTACCTGGCAGAGCTCCGG GATGCATTTGGAGACCTGGCTCTGTTCTTCTATGACCCCTATGGCGGCACTGTGATCGCGGTGCTATGGAAACCCAAAGCCTTCAGCCCACTGCCGTTCAAG ACGTCCCAGATGGTAGCTCGTCGTGTGGAGGTGAGTGGGGAGGAGGCTCACACTGTCCCCAACGTGGAGGCCATCCTGGAGGATTTCAGGGTCATGGGCCAGGGCCTGGTGAAGTCGGTGGAGCCAAGGACGGAGAgatgggtggtgtag